A genomic segment from Candidatus Hydrogenedentota bacterium encodes:
- a CDS encoding fibronectin type III domain-containing protein gives MFITVHRWFPPSSSGDPASPRHARTLRAVLEDGGTLALGWKSPVPGEGHGRVCAYLVERREQPAPNAPLTEWTQIAVALETSITLTRQPRAQQLEYRVAPVNNGGAGVPSNTASVVL, from the coding sequence GTGTTCATCACGGTTCATCGGTGGTTTCCTCCCTCTTCCTCCGGAGACCCGGCATCCCCCCGCCATGCGCGCACCCTCCGCGCCGTCCTAGAAGACGGCGGCACCCTCGCCCTCGGCTGGAAATCCCCCGTCCCTGGCGAAGGCCACGGCCGCGTCTGCGCCTACCTCGTAGAACGCCGCGAACAGCCCGCCCCCAACGCTCCCCTCACCGAATGGACCCAGATCGCCGTCGCCCTCGAAACCAGCATCACCCTCACCCGCCAGCCCCGCGCCCAACAGCTTGAATACCGCGTCGCCCCCGTGAACAATGGAGGCGCTGGGGTGCCCAGCAACACCGCCAGCGTGGTGCTGTGA
- a CDS encoding ATP-binding protein, with protein MLPKNLKEVTWEHIQALVDNEVPEDKEIEFKRELPKKILRDKSASMESGGDEANAKNEFLADVSAFANAGGGHIIYGIREEKGTAYEICGLDADMNLDQEIRRLQEILRNGIEPEIFGIEIEKRTSSKGVIVLVIHIPMSWSGPHCVKANSRFHVRVGNMKRVMGVSELRAAFSLSESIAEKIRKFRDERLGRIMANETPVELRNGAKVILHVVPMSFGLSHSVIDLERLNMSPEKFKTPMGHQAGKRFNLDGFLVMGGAENDLGYCQVYRDGRIEAVSCSASEVPSPFPSPSFEIMIIDSLKRYLEGLGPFCEVFPVVVMMSMIGVFGLRMEFWNGVWSDQEKALDRDVLVFPDVVIKDNSRPIDMELRPLFDVLWNAFGRSHCPHYTEEGRFRRPQNNCR; from the coding sequence ATGCTCCCCAAGAATCTCAAGGAAGTAACATGGGAACACATTCAGGCGCTGGTTGACAATGAAGTCCCGGAAGACAAGGAGATTGAGTTCAAGCGGGAATTGCCCAAGAAGATACTTAGGGACAAGAGCGCGAGCATGGAAAGCGGAGGAGATGAGGCCAATGCGAAAAATGAATTCTTGGCCGATGTCTCCGCGTTTGCCAATGCCGGCGGTGGACACATTATTTACGGCATCCGCGAAGAGAAAGGGACTGCTTACGAGATTTGTGGACTGGATGCGGACATGAATCTTGATCAGGAAATCAGGCGTTTGCAGGAAATCCTTCGGAACGGTATTGAACCAGAGATATTTGGAATAGAAATAGAAAAAAGGACGAGTTCGAAAGGGGTCATCGTCCTAGTTATTCACATCCCCATGAGTTGGTCTGGTCCGCACTGCGTTAAGGCGAACTCCAGATTCCATGTTCGGGTTGGTAACATGAAACGAGTAATGGGGGTCTCTGAACTCAGGGCCGCGTTTTCCTTGTCGGAGTCAATTGCTGAAAAGATCAGAAAATTTCGGGACGAAAGACTAGGAAGAATCATGGCAAACGAAACGCCTGTTGAACTGAGAAATGGGGCCAAGGTTATCCTTCATGTTGTGCCCATGTCCTTCGGGCTTTCACATTCAGTGATAGATTTGGAGCGGCTGAACATGAGTCCGGAGAAATTCAAAACGCCGATGGGGCACCAAGCAGGAAAACGTTTCAATCTCGATGGATTCTTGGTTATGGGCGGTGCTGAGAATGATCTTGGGTACTGTCAAGTGTATCGTGATGGACGAATAGAGGCGGTCTCCTGTAGTGCATCTGAAGTACCATCACCTTTTCCAAGCCCCAGCTTTGAAATTATGATCATTGACTCACTAAAGAGATACCTAGAGGGATTGGGTCCGTTTTGCGAAGTGTTCCCGGTTGTCGTGATGATGAGTATGATTGGTGTATTCGGATTGCGTATGGAATTCTGGAATGGTGTTTGGTCTGATCAAGAAAAAGCTCTTGACAGAGATGTTCTAGTGTTTCCTGATGTGGTTATCAAAGACAATTCGAGGCCTATCGATATGGAACTCCGCCCCTTGTTCGATGTTCTATGGAACGCATTTGGCCGTTCCCATTGTCCGCATTACACAGAGGAAGGCAGATTCAGACGCCCACAAAACAATTGCCGTTGA